A window of the Verminephrobacter eiseniae EF01-2 genome harbors these coding sequences:
- a CDS encoding IS630 family transposase, producing MNLQYRVELEPSEQEMLATLLGAGKHAARTLKRAQILLAAHAGRDDASIAATVAVGESTVYRTKRRFVELGLEAALAEQARAGAQRKLSGKEQALLIATACANPPAGRARWTLELLADEFVKLTEHEALSCETVRRRLAENDLKPWRKDMWCIPKVDAEYVARMEDVLDLYAQDPDPQQPVVCFDESPTQLIGEVRQPIPAEPGQPLRYDYEYKRNGTANLFVFLDAHRSWRRVKVTERRMAQDFAQCMRDLVDIHYPQAERIRLVLDNLSTHTAAALYQSMPPQEARRILQRIEFHYTPKHASWLNMVEIEIGVLRRQCLDRRIDCRERLIAEIEAWEHLRNASGARIHWMFSTDKARQKLAKAYPVPACGKPS from the coding sequence ATGAATCTACAGTATCGAGTCGAACTTGAGCCGTCCGAGCAAGAAATGCTTGCCACCTTGCTGGGCGCAGGCAAGCATGCGGCCCGCACGCTCAAGCGAGCACAAATTCTGCTGGCTGCTCACGCTGGCCGCGATGACGCGAGCATTGCCGCTACCGTGGCGGTGGGTGAATCCACGGTGTACCGTACCAAGCGCCGCTTCGTGGAGCTGGGCCTGGAGGCTGCGCTTGCCGAGCAGGCTCGGGCTGGAGCGCAGCGCAAGCTCAGCGGCAAAGAGCAGGCCCTGCTGATTGCCACGGCCTGCGCCAATCCGCCAGCCGGGCGTGCGCGCTGGACGCTGGAATTGCTGGCCGATGAGTTCGTGAAGCTGACCGAGCACGAAGCACTATCGTGCGAGACGGTACGCAGGCGCCTGGCCGAGAATGATCTGAAGCCTTGGCGCAAGGACATGTGGTGCATCCCCAAGGTTGACGCTGAATACGTGGCGCGCATGGAGGACGTGCTCGACTTGTATGCCCAAGACCCCGACCCGCAGCAGCCGGTGGTGTGTTTCGATGAAAGCCCGACCCAGCTCATTGGTGAGGTGCGCCAGCCGATCCCGGCCGAGCCGGGCCAGCCCTTGCGCTATGACTACGAATACAAGCGCAACGGCACCGCCAATCTGTTTGTCTTCCTCGATGCGCATCGCAGCTGGCGCAGGGTCAAAGTCACCGAGCGGCGCATGGCCCAGGACTTTGCCCAGTGCATGCGTGATCTGGTGGACATCCACTACCCGCAGGCCGAGCGCATCCGCCTCGTGCTGGACAACCTGTCAACGCACACGGCTGCTGCGCTGTACCAATCCATGCCACCACAAGAGGCACGCCGCATCCTGCAGCGCATTGAGTTCCACTACACCCCCAAGCACGCCAGTTGGTTGAACATGGTGGAGATCGAGATCGGTGTGCTGCGGCGCCAGTGTCTGGATCGCCGCATTGATTGCCGTGAGCGGCTCATTGCTGAGATTGAGGCGTGGGAGCATCTGCGAAATGCCAGCGGTGCTCGCATCCACTGGATGTTCTCTACGGACAAGGCCAGGCAAAAGCTAGCCAAGGCCTATCCGGTACCAGCTTGCGGCAAACCGTCATAA
- a CDS encoding ABC transporter ATP-binding protein codes for MKPILQVQGLVAGYGNIEAVHGVSLDVAAGECVALIGPNGAGKSTLLKAICGLVEVTGGDIIFDGHPLRAMPGSAIAALGVSMCPEGRQVFGEMSVLENLRMGAYSRRHDPAWKHDLEEMLELFPRLRERTAQKAGTLSGGEQEMLAIARALMARPRLCLLDEPSLGLAPKIVDEVERCLMAIKQRGVTMLLVEQSVSMALRVADRGYVLETGHVALSGSSASLRDNPEISNAYLGH; via the coding sequence GTGAAGCCGATATTGCAGGTTCAGGGCCTGGTTGCAGGGTACGGCAACATCGAAGCCGTGCATGGCGTCTCGTTGGATGTGGCGGCTGGCGAGTGCGTGGCACTGATCGGCCCCAATGGGGCAGGCAAGTCCACCCTCCTCAAAGCAATTTGCGGCTTGGTGGAGGTGACGGGCGGCGACATCATTTTTGATGGCCATCCGTTGCGCGCGATGCCTGGGTCTGCGATTGCCGCCCTGGGGGTGAGCATGTGCCCCGAGGGGCGCCAGGTCTTTGGCGAAATGAGCGTGTTGGAAAACCTGCGCATGGGGGCCTACAGCCGGCGTCATGATCCCGCCTGGAAGCACGACCTGGAGGAGATGCTGGAATTGTTTCCTCGCCTGCGCGAGCGCACCGCTCAGAAGGCCGGCACGCTATCTGGCGGAGAGCAGGAAATGCTGGCGATTGCCCGGGCGCTGATGGCACGGCCCCGCCTGTGCCTCCTCGACGAACCCTCGCTGGGGCTGGCGCCCAAGATTGTCGATGAGGTCGAGCGCTGCCTGATGGCGATCAAGCAGCGCGGCGTGACCATGCTGCTGGTCGAGCAGTCGGTCTCCATGGCTTTGCGTGTGGCAGATCGTGGCTATGTGCTGGAGACCGGGCATGTGGCGCTCAGTGGCAGCAGCGCCAGCCTGCGCGACAACCCCGAGATCAGCAATGCCTACCTGGGGCATTGA
- a CDS encoding enoyl-CoA hydratase, with product MGYQHILYAVDHHIATITLNRPARLNAWTATMEREVRQAMEQAADDDGVRAIVLTGAGRGFCAGADMDELKDLDPNDIKSDAWSRPFDMNRRADYQTRYGFYPALPKPVIGMLNGATAGIGLVHALYCDIRFAADTAVFTTSFSRRGLIAEHGLSWMLPLIVGHANALDLLLSARKVQACEALSMGLVNQVFPADKLLEQTSAYVRDLVDNVSPRSMRVIKRQQYDAPFQTLAENTLAANAEMSQSVLSADFREGVAHFLEKRPARFTGH from the coding sequence ATGGGCTATCAACACATTCTCTACGCGGTGGATCATCACATCGCCACCATCACGCTCAACCGCCCGGCCCGCCTGAACGCCTGGACGGCCACCATGGAGCGGGAGGTACGCCAGGCGATGGAGCAGGCGGCGGACGATGACGGCGTGCGCGCCATCGTGCTCACAGGCGCTGGTCGCGGCTTTTGCGCAGGCGCCGACATGGACGAACTCAAAGACCTCGATCCCAACGACATCAAAAGCGACGCCTGGAGCCGGCCTTTTGACATGAATCGCCGTGCCGACTACCAGACCCGCTATGGCTTCTACCCTGCGCTGCCCAAGCCGGTGATCGGCATGCTCAACGGTGCCACCGCCGGGATTGGGCTGGTGCATGCGCTGTACTGCGACATCCGCTTCGCCGCAGACACAGCGGTTTTCACCACGTCGTTTTCCCGCCGCGGCCTGATTGCCGAGCATGGCCTGAGCTGGATGCTGCCATTGATCGTCGGCCATGCGAATGCGCTCGATCTGCTGTTGTCGGCGCGCAAGGTGCAGGCTTGCGAGGCGCTGTCCATGGGGCTGGTGAACCAAGTGTTTCCAGCCGACAAGCTCCTGGAGCAGACCTCTGCCTATGTGCGTGACCTGGTGGACAACGTCTCACCGCGTTCCATGCGGGTGATCAAGCGCCAGCAGTACGACGCCCCCTTCCAGACGCTGGCGGAAAACACGCTGGCCGCGAATGCCGAGATGTCGCAAAGCGTCCTGAGCGCAGACTTCAGGGAGGGAGTGGCGCATTTTCTGGAAAAACGCCCCGCCCGCTTCACCGGCCATTGA
- a CDS encoding branched-chain amino acid ABC transporter permease, giving the protein MQKKTMAVLVLLALVAALPQVLQVKYFIHLAVLAMLWAMVAQGTNFIQGYAGYVSIVQGGFMGVGAYSSAWLSMNTGLPVWLAFVAAPLCTAVVALCVGYPSLRVKGHYFAIVTMAFNMVIFIFLVNAIGLTGGESGLSRIPAPPGFTLLGQEVDFQNRAHYYYLVLLALVCSSVLAAWLVRSRAGRIWQAIRQNEMYTEALGVATWRYKLLAFVASALYAGSAGALYAHYVGFINPTPFSVDASMNAILAVILGGSATLSGPMVGAVLVVALPEMLRIAETFRFIAYGVLLMLAVMYFPRGLVPMLAGWFRPGQ; this is encoded by the coding sequence ATGCAGAAAAAAACAATGGCGGTGCTGGTCTTGCTGGCGCTGGTCGCTGCGCTGCCGCAGGTATTGCAGGTCAAGTACTTCATTCACCTGGCGGTGCTGGCCATGCTCTGGGCGATGGTGGCGCAGGGCACGAATTTCATTCAGGGCTATGCCGGCTATGTGTCCATCGTGCAGGGCGGCTTCATGGGCGTGGGCGCCTACAGCTCGGCCTGGTTGAGCATGAACACCGGCTTGCCGGTCTGGCTTGCGTTTGTCGCCGCGCCACTGTGCACCGCCGTGGTGGCCCTGTGTGTGGGCTATCCATCGCTGCGTGTCAAAGGCCATTACTTTGCGATCGTGACCATGGCCTTCAACATGGTGATCTTCATCTTCCTGGTCAATGCGATCGGGCTCACCGGCGGGGAATCGGGGCTGAGCCGGATTCCCGCGCCGCCGGGCTTCACGCTGCTGGGGCAGGAGGTGGATTTTCAGAACCGCGCCCATTACTACTACCTGGTGCTGCTGGCCCTGGTGTGCAGCAGTGTGCTGGCCGCCTGGCTGGTGCGTTCACGCGCCGGGCGCATCTGGCAGGCGATCCGCCAAAACGAGATGTACACCGAGGCGCTAGGGGTGGCGACCTGGCGCTACAAGCTATTGGCTTTTGTGGCCAGCGCGCTCTATGCCGGCTCTGCCGGTGCCTTGTATGCGCACTATGTGGGCTTCATCAATCCGACGCCGTTCTCCGTGGATGCCTCGATGAACGCGATTTTGGCCGTGATCCTGGGCGGCAGCGCGACGCTCTCCGGTCCGATGGTGGGGGCTGTGCTGGTGGTGGCCTTGCCCGAGATGCTGCGCATTGCCGAGACCTTCCGTTTTATCGCCTACGGGGTTTTGCTGATGCTGGCCGTGATGTATTTCCCACGCGGGCTGGTGCCCATGCTGGCGGGTTGGTTTCGACCCGGGCAGTAG
- a CDS encoding branched-chain amino acid ABC transporter permease yields the protein MFIELIQQILNGLVVGSVYTLIALGLTVIFGILGIAHFAHGSVAMFGGYLTHALMQRMGVNILLAMVPAMLVGALLGMLIERLAYRPVRAGPPINAFIVALGLTMVIEKLNLLLFGVDQVVLPTPFGRTLEWGEWAMPELRIYVFVIAVLLVLALTLFMHRTWMGASIRAVAQNRSAAVLMGVNVNRVSSIVFALSSALGVAAGVLIGALFAIAPGVSGGLVIKGFAVLILGGLGSIPGAIVGGLILGVSEALAAGFVSSAYKDVISFVIMIAVLLLRPEGLMRRKT from the coding sequence GTGTTCATCGAACTGATACAACAAATTCTCAACGGTCTGGTCGTAGGCAGCGTCTACACGCTGATCGCACTGGGCTTGACCGTCATTTTCGGCATCCTGGGCATTGCCCACTTTGCCCATGGCAGCGTGGCCATGTTTGGCGGCTACCTGACCCATGCGCTGATGCAGCGCATGGGGGTGAATATCCTGCTGGCCATGGTGCCGGCCATGCTCGTCGGCGCCTTGCTGGGCATGCTGATCGAGCGGCTGGCTTACCGACCCGTGCGCGCGGGGCCGCCAATCAACGCCTTCATCGTGGCCTTGGGGCTGACCATGGTGATCGAAAAACTCAACCTGCTGCTGTTCGGGGTCGATCAGGTGGTTTTGCCCACCCCGTTTGGGCGCACCCTGGAATGGGGCGAGTGGGCCATGCCCGAATTGCGGATCTATGTGTTTGTGATCGCGGTGTTGCTGGTGCTGGCGCTGACGCTGTTCATGCACCGAACCTGGATGGGCGCGTCCATCCGCGCCGTGGCGCAGAACCGTTCGGCAGCAGTGCTGATGGGGGTGAATGTCAATCGCGTCTCATCCATCGTGTTTGCGCTCAGTTCGGCGTTGGGGGTGGCTGCAGGCGTGCTGATCGGCGCCTTGTTTGCGATTGCGCCGGGGGTGAGCGGTGGATTGGTGATCAAGGGCTTTGCCGTCTTGATCCTGGGCGGACTGGGCTCTATCCCTGGCGCCATCGTGGGTGGCCTGATTCTGGGGGTGAGCGAGGCCTTGGCGGCGGGCTTTGTGTCCTCGGCCTACAAGGATGTGATCTCTTTTGTCATCATGATCGCGGTGCTGCTGCTGCGCCCCGAAGGCCTGATGCGCAGGAAGACATGA
- a CDS encoding ABC transporter substrate-binding protein, whose product MAQRHGRHGLVAACMGLAGMTVALVAHAADKTLTVGVSDALSGGGAVYGVPELRAIELAVEEVNAAGGIPVGGDAYRLKTISYDDKADPTEATNVARKLLDRDGVKVLLGYCCSASGGAVASFMGREDALMLVGTAGARDITAAGNPNVFRTRPPGDYTGAAAGRYLYDKGVRTLGILGVRDVALFTQYREALIKRFEQAGGKVVALETFGGHDRDMTPQLTKLKRLDPDAVFISGYVEQAAFAYRQFKEIGMKMPRYGFSGGSERQFLKVASSEQMEGVTDLLSVEFSVQALGSENAKRFADAYKKKYGEEPTPNTAYAYDQVYVLRDALKSAQSTSDVKKLIAALRGLPVPKEVLLKYQPIDGKMFDGNGQAYISNGAFQWKQGQWQFLGELPSDAKAYSAYLRSLRK is encoded by the coding sequence ATGGCGCAACGACACGGCAGGCATGGCCTGGTGGCAGCATGCATGGGACTGGCAGGGATGACGGTGGCGCTGGTCGCGCACGCTGCGGACAAGACCTTGACCGTGGGGGTCAGTGATGCCCTGTCGGGTGGCGGGGCGGTGTATGGCGTACCCGAACTGCGCGCCATCGAACTGGCCGTCGAAGAGGTCAACGCCGCAGGGGGGATTCCTGTCGGTGGCGATGCCTACCGGCTCAAGACCATCTCCTATGACGACAAGGCCGATCCCACCGAGGCGACCAATGTGGCGCGCAAACTGCTCGACCGCGACGGCGTCAAAGTCTTGCTGGGCTACTGCTGCTCGGCCTCGGGAGGCGCAGTGGCGTCTTTCATGGGGCGCGAGGATGCGTTGATGCTGGTGGGCACGGCAGGCGCGCGCGATATCACCGCTGCGGGCAACCCGAATGTGTTTCGCACCCGTCCGCCGGGTGATTACACCGGCGCTGCGGCGGGGCGCTATCTCTACGACAAGGGGGTGCGCACGCTGGGCATCCTGGGGGTGCGTGATGTGGCCTTGTTCACCCAGTACCGCGAGGCATTGATCAAGCGTTTCGAGCAGGCTGGTGGCAAGGTGGTGGCGCTGGAGACCTTTGGCGGACATGACCGTGACATGACCCCGCAACTGACCAAGCTCAAGCGCCTGGATCCCGATGCGGTCTTTATTTCGGGCTATGTCGAGCAGGCCGCGTTTGCCTACCGCCAATTCAAAGAAATTGGCATGAAAATGCCGCGCTACGGCTTTAGCGGCGGCAGCGAAAGGCAGTTTCTGAAAGTGGCCAGCAGCGAGCAGATGGAAGGGGTGACCGACCTGCTGTCGGTGGAGTTTTCGGTGCAGGCGCTGGGCAGCGAAAATGCCAAGCGTTTTGCCGATGCCTACAAGAAAAAGTACGGCGAGGAGCCTACCCCCAACACCGCCTATGCCTACGATCAGGTCTACGTGCTGCGTGATGCGCTCAAGAGTGCGCAAAGCACGAGCGATGTCAAGAAGCTGATCGCAGCGTTGCGCGGCCTGCCCGTGCCCAAGGAAGTCTTGCTCAAATACCAACCGATCGACGGAAAGATGTTTGACGGGAACGGCCAAGCCTATATCTCCAATGGCGCATTCCAGTGGAAGCAGGGTCAGTGGCAGTTCCTGGGCGAGTTGCCTTCGGATGCCAAGGCCTATTCGGCTTACCTGCGTTCGTTGCGCAAATAG
- a CDS encoding IS1182-like element ISVei6 family transposase, whose translation MFEGMDVPAASAGAPMHPCSAPPASAPARVQEPNRLQVELRASDLDSLLPADHRARLVWRYVEQQDLSVLFDAIRARGSAPGRRAIDPRILFSLWLYATLDGVGSGREVARLSQSHDAYRWICGGVSVNYHALNDFRVGNEALMDRLLSHNVAALAAVGVIRLVRVAQDGMRVRASAGAASFRRKGTLKEHHAKATEMVHSLKEQARENPGQAERRAQAARLRAAELREQQLAAALARLPELEAIKQRNGRPIDKARASTTDADASNMKMADGGWRPAYNVQLATDCASQVIVGVDTVTAGSDMAQLAPMVQQVHQRVGKAAEQWLVDGGLPAHGQLDAVADKTEVYAPVPQARAPKGKSQGQDDEQPPPAPGSQFQPKAGDSTAVAQWRQRMSTDEAREIYKDRAATAECVNAQARNRGLLRMPVRGLAKVKCIAWWYALAHNLMRTVALAPQLIGWGTGACAGAAALT comes from the coding sequence ATGTTCGAAGGCATGGATGTGCCAGCAGCGAGTGCTGGCGCGCCAATGCACCCTTGTAGCGCACCGCCAGCCAGTGCCCCGGCACGCGTGCAGGAGCCCAACCGTTTGCAAGTGGAGCTGCGCGCATCCGACCTGGATTCGCTGCTGCCTGCAGACCATCGGGCCCGGCTGGTGTGGCGCTACGTGGAGCAGCAGGATCTGAGCGTGCTGTTCGATGCCATCCGGGCCCGAGGTTCGGCGCCTGGGCGCCGGGCCATTGATCCACGCATCCTGTTCTCGCTGTGGCTGTACGCCACGCTGGATGGCGTCGGCAGCGGGCGCGAGGTCGCCCGGTTGAGCCAAAGCCACGACGCGTACCGCTGGATCTGTGGTGGTGTGTCGGTGAACTACCACGCGCTCAATGACTTTCGGGTGGGCAACGAGGCGCTGATGGACCGCCTGCTCAGCCACAACGTGGCCGCGCTGGCTGCCGTCGGGGTGATCCGGCTGGTGCGCGTGGCGCAAGACGGCATGCGGGTACGCGCCAGCGCCGGGGCGGCCTCGTTCCGGCGCAAGGGCACGCTCAAGGAGCACCATGCCAAGGCCACCGAGATGGTGCACTCGCTCAAGGAGCAAGCCCGCGAGAACCCGGGGCAGGCCGAGCGACGGGCACAGGCGGCCAGGCTGCGGGCAGCCGAGCTGCGCGAGCAGCAACTGGCCGCGGCACTGGCGCGGCTGCCCGAGTTGGAGGCAATCAAGCAGCGCAATGGCCGGCCGATCGACAAGGCGCGTGCCAGCACGACAGATGCCGATGCCAGCAACATGAAGATGGCCGACGGCGGCTGGCGCCCGGCCTACAACGTGCAACTGGCCACCGACTGCGCCAGCCAGGTGATCGTGGGCGTGGACACCGTCACCGCCGGCAGCGACATGGCCCAGTTGGCGCCCATGGTCCAACAAGTGCACCAGCGCGTGGGCAAGGCGGCCGAACAATGGCTGGTCGACGGCGGCTTGCCAGCGCACGGCCAACTGGACGCGGTGGCCGACAAGACCGAGGTCTATGCGCCGGTGCCCCAAGCCAGGGCACCCAAGGGAAAGAGCCAAGGCCAGGACGACGAGCAGCCGCCGCCCGCACCGGGCAGCCAGTTCCAACCCAAGGCCGGCGACAGCACAGCCGTGGCGCAGTGGCGCCAGCGCATGAGCACCGATGAGGCCCGCGAGATCTACAAGGATCGGGCGGCCACGGCCGAATGCGTGAACGCGCAGGCGCGCAACCGCGGCCTGCTGCGCATGCCCGTGCGCGGACTGGCCAAGGTCAAGTGCATTGCCTGGTGGTATGCCCTGGCACACAACCTGATGAGGACGGTGGCGCTGGCGCCGCAGCTCATCGGCTGGGGCACAGGTGCGTGCGCAGGTGCGGCAGCGCTGACTTGA
- a CDS encoding class I adenylate-forming enzyme family protein, producing the protein MGLNIAESVRWQARQRPDAIALIEGARRVSYGELDRMAAGCANALRVLGVQPRERVMIVLPNSIAWAVMYHGVLQSGAIPVPINPLLVTPEIAAIARDCDPALIFDDGRHACELREALPEFNARGTIIDVGVEAAGLTIMPGKLAHPFPEFEPGETAVILYSSGSTGRPKGVELSHFNILWNVQAFAHDLLKLTPQDRGYGALPFAHVFGHTCMFSTFLHVGASIVLAAKFDAASAMRAMAGERVSVFMGVPTMYWNLRDTPIPDGVDLSALRACVSGGQALSEQVHQRFEEKFGVLISEGYGMTEASPSIVGNRFTPEGRRMGAAGKPYWGVEIRIHGSQGQELPAGQDGEVIVRTPGMARGYFNQPEMTAQTFRDGWLHTGDIGHLDADGFLYIVDRKKELIITGGYNIYPREIEEVLFALEGVVKAAVISVPDARLGERIVAFVETIRPLGEQEVLTHCQKHLARYKVPREVCFLQEFALDASGKVDRQRLRKEYREREPSAA; encoded by the coding sequence ATGGGCTTGAATATTGCAGAATCGGTGCGCTGGCAGGCGCGCCAACGACCTGACGCCATCGCGCTGATCGAAGGCGCGCGCCGGGTCAGCTATGGCGAGTTGGATCGAATGGCCGCAGGTTGTGCCAATGCCTTGCGCGTCCTGGGCGTGCAGCCGCGTGAACGCGTGATGATCGTGTTGCCCAACTCGATTGCCTGGGCAGTCATGTACCACGGCGTGTTGCAAAGCGGGGCCATCCCCGTGCCGATCAACCCGCTGCTGGTCACGCCCGAAATCGCGGCGATTGCGCGCGACTGCGATCCGGCACTGATTTTTGATGATGGCCGCCATGCCTGCGAACTGCGTGAGGCACTGCCGGAATTCAATGCGCGTGGCACCATCATCGATGTCGGTGTCGAAGCGGCAGGACTGACGATCATGCCGGGCAAGCTGGCCCACCCGTTTCCCGAGTTTGAGCCGGGAGAGACCGCAGTGATTTTGTACTCCTCGGGATCGACCGGGCGGCCCAAAGGCGTGGAGCTGTCGCATTTCAACATCTTGTGGAACGTACAGGCGTTTGCGCACGATCTGCTCAAACTGACGCCGCAGGATCGTGGCTATGGTGCGTTGCCATTTGCCCATGTGTTTGGCCATACCTGCATGTTCTCCACCTTTCTTCATGTCGGTGCCAGCATCGTGCTGGCAGCCAAGTTTGACGCCGCGAGCGCCATGCGCGCCATGGCCGGGGAGCGGGTGAGCGTTTTCATGGGCGTACCCACCATGTACTGGAATCTGCGCGATACGCCGATTCCCGATGGGGTCGATCTGTCCGCGCTGCGCGCTTGCGTGTCGGGCGGGCAAGCCTTGTCAGAGCAGGTGCACCAGCGCTTTGAGGAGAAATTCGGCGTACTGATTTCGGAGGGCTACGGCATGACCGAAGCCAGCCCTTCGATCGTCGGCAACCGCTTCACGCCCGAGGGGCGGCGCATGGGAGCAGCGGGCAAACCGTACTGGGGCGTCGAAATTCGTATCCATGGCAGTCAGGGCCAGGAACTGCCGGCGGGCCAGGACGGTGAGGTCATCGTGCGCACCCCGGGCATGGCGCGGGGCTACTTCAACCAGCCCGAGATGACGGCGCAGACCTTTCGCGACGGGTGGCTGCATACCGGCGACATCGGCCACCTGGATGCCGATGGCTTCCTCTACATCGTCGATCGCAAAAAGGAACTGATCATTACCGGCGGCTACAACATCTACCCGCGCGAGATCGAGGAAGTCCTGTTTGCGCTGGAGGGCGTGGTCAAGGCCGCCGTGATCAGCGTCCCCGACGCCCGGCTCGGCGAGCGCATCGTCGCGTTCGTCGAAACCATCCGCCCTCTTGGCGAGCAAGAGGTGTTGACCCATTGCCAGAAGCATCTGGCGCGCTACAAGGTGCCGCGTGAAGTGTGCTTTCTGCAGGAGTTTGCGCTCGATGCCAGTGGCAAGGTGGACCGACAGCGGTTGCGCAAGGAGTACCGCGAGCGCGAGCCCAGCGCGGCGTGA
- a CDS encoding ABC transporter ATP-binding protein has protein sequence MSGSTQPLLVLSDVRKTFGGVTALKGISFGVGAREVVGLIGPNGSGKSTCVNVISGALPPTQGQISLEGQRISGLPAHQVVARGLARTFQTTQLFGEFSALDNVLVGANVCQRQGLLAQMRGWRSARRDTADAQVRALELLEFTGLADERDVPARRLPVARQRLLMIACALASRSSVLLMDEPAAGMVASERRMLSALIRRLPRRNVSVMVIEHHMALIMEVCQRIVVLNFGEKIAEGTPAEIRANPAVIEAYLGHQQ, from the coding sequence ATGAGCGGGAGCACACAGCCCTTGCTTGTGCTGAGCGATGTGCGCAAGACCTTTGGCGGCGTTACGGCGCTCAAGGGCATCAGCTTTGGTGTGGGTGCGCGTGAGGTGGTGGGGCTGATCGGCCCCAATGGTTCGGGCAAGTCCACCTGCGTGAATGTCATTTCGGGCGCACTGCCGCCCACCCAGGGGCAGATCAGCCTCGAGGGACAGCGCATCAGCGGTCTGCCAGCCCATCAGGTAGTGGCCCGAGGGCTGGCCCGGACCTTTCAGACAACGCAGTTGTTTGGCGAATTCAGCGCGCTCGACAATGTGCTGGTGGGGGCCAATGTCTGCCAGCGCCAGGGCTTGCTGGCGCAGATGCGGGGTTGGCGCAGTGCGCGCCGCGATACTGCGGATGCGCAGGTCCGGGCGCTGGAATTGCTCGAATTCACAGGCTTGGCCGACGAGCGCGATGTGCCGGCGCGCCGGTTGCCCGTGGCCCGGCAGCGCTTGCTGATGATCGCCTGTGCTTTGGCCAGCCGGTCTTCGGTGTTGTTGATGGACGAACCGGCAGCGGGCATGGTCGCCAGCGAGCGGCGCATGCTATCGGCATTGATCCGTCGACTGCCGCGACGCAATGTGAGCGTGATGGTGATCGAACACCATATGGCGCTGATCATGGAGGTCTGCCAGCGCATCGTCGTTCTCAATTTTGGTGAAAAAATTGCCGAAGGCACGCCCGCCGAGATCCGGGCCAATCCCGCCGTGATCGAGGCTTACCTGGGACACCAGCAGTGA
- a CDS encoding nuclear transport factor 2 family protein, whose translation MTDQAFEQLLLRFTAAAEAGDGQAFAACFTPDGIYHDYIYGDHQGHADIAHMLVNLFRRDAGPDYRWEMRDPVCNGRIGYAWSLSSFTSQVPEFAGRSVVIDGMSRFGLRDGLICDYSESVNGGVAMAQLGVAAPRIEKVLQRWAKQLRERPAVQAYLQRPKGRWPGPAQ comes from the coding sequence ATGACTGACCAGGCGTTTGAGCAACTCTTGCTGCGTTTCACGGCGGCTGCCGAAGCCGGGGATGGCCAGGCCTTTGCGGCCTGCTTCACCCCGGATGGCATCTACCATGACTACATCTATGGCGACCACCAGGGGCATGCCGATATTGCCCACATGCTGGTCAACCTGTTTCGGCGCGATGCAGGGCCTGACTACCGCTGGGAAATGCGGGACCCGGTGTGCAATGGCCGCATTGGCTATGCGTGGTCGCTGTCCAGCTTTACCTCGCAGGTGCCCGAGTTTGCCGGCCGCTCCGTGGTGATCGATGGCATGAGCCGCTTCGGGCTGCGCGATGGCCTGATCTGCGACTACAGCGAGTCGGTCAATGGCGGTGTGGCCATGGCCCAACTGGGCGTGGCCGCGCCACGTATCGAAAAGGTGCTGCAGCGCTGGGCAAAGCAGTTGCGCGAGCGCCCTGCGGTGCAAGCCTATCTGCAACGTCCCAAAGGCCGCTGGCCTGGCCCTGCACAGTGA
- a CDS encoding LexA family protein, translating into MDQQMDQKSMALSEPRSGCPGFTNKQGQYLAFIWAYGLINARAPAERDMQRFFGVTAPSIHQMVLHLERDGLIRRQAGMARSIELLIDHNCLPVLQPCHSVKTSVQRY; encoded by the coding sequence ATGGATCAACAAATGGATCAAAAATCGATGGCGTTGTCTGAGCCACGTTCAGGCTGCCCGGGGTTCACCAACAAGCAAGGCCAGTATCTGGCTTTCATCTGGGCCTATGGACTGATCAACGCCCGCGCACCGGCTGAGCGTGATATGCAGCGCTTTTTTGGTGTCACCGCACCGTCCATCCATCAGATGGTGCTCCATCTCGAACGCGATGGACTGATCCGCCGCCAAGCGGGCATGGCGCGCAGTATCGAACTGCTCATTGACCACAACTGCTTGCCTGTCCTGCAGCCCTGCCATTCCGTCAAAACCTCTGTGCAGCGGTACTAG